Within the Dehalococcoidales bacterium genome, the region GTGGGCATACCGTGTGGACCGGTCAACAACATCGCCCAGGTCGCGGAAGACCCGCAGATACAGTCCAGAAACATGATTGCTGAAGTGCGGCACCACGAGGCAGGTGCTTTCAAGGTGGTGAATACGCCGTTCAAGTTTGGCCGGACGCCCATCAGCGTAGAGCGGGCTTCCCCGGACCTCGGAGAGCACACACGGGACATCCTGAGCAATGTGCTGGGAATGACCGAAGCGGAGCTCGGTGCACTGAAGAGCGAAGGCATCATCTAAACTGGAGTCGTTTCTAAGCGCATCTTGCCGGTATTCTACCCACCGCTCGTACGATGTGTAAGGGTGAGTCCAGACCAATACTTGTCGGGATAAATTGCCGGGCAATCCAGGGGTTCGTGTGTTGTCTGTGACTGATGTTGTACAATGTAGGTGCCTGTGCTTGCAACATGGTACGGTAGTAGCACCGAACGGACAGGATAACCGGTAGTATGGTCAAGGAGGGTAGAACATGAGCAAGGTATTGATTGTCTACTTCAGCCTGTCGGGGAACACGGAGAAGATGGCGCAGTACATCGCTGAAGGCGTGCGCATGGCCGGACAGGAGGTAGTGGCCAGGAAAGTCTCCGAAGTCAAGAACGCGGAGGCCTTCGAGGGTTACGACGGCTACATTTTCGGCTCTCCCACATACCACAGGGACATGGCTGAGCCGATGAAGACGTTCCTGTTCCTGGCAAGAAGGGCCAACCTGGAAGGAAAGCTCGCCGGCTCGTTCGGTTCCTACACCCACAGCGGTGATGCCCCGGAGATAGTCCTCGAGACGATGGAATACGTCTTCAAAATGGAGCCGTTTGAGCTGGGGTCCTTCAATCTCAAAGATGATGTGCTGGGTGGTTCCGAAGGTATGCGGGCCTGTCAGGACTACGGAAGGGTCTTCGGCGAGAAAATCAGCGCCTGATGCGCTCCGGTTGAATGGTGGGGGTGGAGATGAATCCGAAGGCCCTGCGCAAGGTCGGTTGCGGCCTTTATGTGGTGATATCGAAGAAGGGCGACAGGTTTAATGGCCAGATTGCTGACACCGTCTTCCACTCACGAGGGAATGTATCGAGGCATGGTTCGGGCGATAGTAAAGAGGTTGTCCCCGGAGACTATGCTAGCGCTGGTGCGATATTCGGGTGCTATTGTGTGGTAGTCTGGCCAGCCGACAACACCTGTTAACTGGCGATTCTGGCGTAGACGATAGCACTGCCTGGAAAAGCTTCTGCGGTTATTTTTACGTCAGACAGCAGTGTGGTATAATCAGCCCATGAAAAGAGAGTTGATGGACATCCTGGTCTGCCCGGTGTGCAAGGGCGAGCTTGAGCTTACCGTGGAAGAGGAGAACGAGAAGGAAATTGTCACCGGGAGCCTGTACTGTGCCAAGTGTGATGTCCGCTACCCGATTGAAGAAACGATTCCCAACCTGCTGCCGCCGGAATAGGCGTCCAGTTGGCCTCCACTGAGGACAATCGGCTTCAGTCAGGTCGGTAGGACACACCGCTCTGGGGTGATTCCCACACCTCGACACAGACTATTGAAACCGGCGTCCCGGCCAGTTTCGGTCCGAGTTCCTGATAGATAGTGGCCGCGATGTTCTCTGATGATGGGTTTATCTCGTCAAACGGCGACACGTCATTGAGGCAGGTGTGGTCGAAACGGCCGAGGATTTCACCCAGGTGCTGCTTCAGCAATGTGAAATCATAGGCCATGCCGATATCATCAAGCTGAGCGGCCTCCAGGCGAGCCACCACGCCGAATCGGTGTCCATGCAGCGCCTCGCACTTGCCCTGGTAACCGCGAAGGTAATGGGCGGCATCAAAATGTTGCTCAACGGATATCGTGTACACAGGTTATTCCTGGCCCTCCTCCCACTTGAAGACACCCTGTACACCCTTCTGCAAGGACTCCAGCATCTGCCGGACGGTCTTGCCGTTCACCGGGTGCACCAGGTCCGGGGCTATCTCAGCCAGGGGGACCAGGACGAAGGCCCTCTCTACCAGCCTGGGGTGGGGAATAACCAGCTTGGGGTTGTCCATAACCTGTTCCCCGAAGAAGAGAATGTCGATATCGAGCGGCCGGGGTGTATTGGGCCCGCCCTGTCTCCGACCCAGCTTGGACTCGATTCCCTTGGTCAGGGTGAGAAGTCCCATTGGTGCCAGATGGGTACGGACTTTACAGACAAGGTTAAGGAAGCGGGGCTGATTGATATTGTCCACCGGCTCGGTATCGTATATCGGGGAGACCTCCAGTACCTCTACCCTCTGTGAGAGCAAGTCGAGTGCCTTATCCAGATTAGCCCGGCGGTCACCCATGTTTGAGCCAAGGCCAAGGTAGAGAACCGTAGCTCTGGAGTTGGTCTGTTGGGGAACCTGAGATTCCACCATAACTGCGTCCACCGTCAAGTAGTTGTTTCGGACCGCTTACATTATATCACAGCGTGAAGGACGGGCATCAACCCGGAGAGGCAGGGACACGCTGCTGACTCTGGCGGCGCGTAATCTGTTTGCCTCAGGGTGAATCATCGGGTATAATTGGCAGTCATCGCGGTCGGTATTTCGGTGGCCGCAGTTGCCGGTATTCCGGTGGCCGCAGCTGCCGGTATTCCGGTGGCCGCGATTACCATTATTCATCGGAGGCGGGGTAGTGCCCTGGATTTATCGTATCTGTTGCCCATCAATCAGGCTGCTACTGTTTCTCCTCAGCCGCTGGGAGGTCAAGGGCAAGGAGAACGTTCCTCGCGAGGGTCCGGTCATCGTGGTCGCCAACCATATGACCGTGCTTGACCCTCCCATGCTCAGTGTCAGCCTGGGGCGATATGCACAGATAATGGCCAAGGAGGAGCTTTTCCGCTCCCGGGCGTCAAGCTATTTGATGTACGGCCTGGGCGCTTTTCCGGTCCACCGTGGCAGGCTGGACAGGCAGGCCATGCGTGTTGCCGAGAAAGCACTGGCGGACGGAGGTATTCTGATAGTATTTCCCGAGGGCCAGAGGAGTCGGAACGGGCAGCTTCAGCGTGCCTCTGACGGTGCCACACTGATAGCGCTGCGCAGCGGGGTTCCCATACTGCCGGTGGGCATCACCGGCACAGAACGGGTCAGTGGTATATGGAGCGTACTGCGCCGCCCACGGCTGACGGTTAATATCGGGCGGCCCTTTCATCTTCCTCCGACTAATGATAAGTTGGACCGGACGGAATGTACCCAGTACATCATGGAGCATATTGCTGAAGTGTTACCCGCCGAGTACCGGGGCATCTATGCGGGTGGGAAAACCGGATGACGCTGAAAATCGAAAAGGCAGGCGAGACAGGGTTCTGCTTCGGAGTCAGGCGGGCGATCGATATCCTGGAGAGGGTTGCCCGGGAACGGGGCAGTGTGGAAACTCTGGGGGCGCTGGTACATAACCGGCAGGTACTAAAGAGGCTGTCCGTTATCGGTGTCAGAGTGGCCAGTAGTATCGATGATATACGTGGCGACATCGTGGTTACCGGTGCCCACGGAATCAGTCCCCAGGTAGAGGAGGAACTCCGGTCCCGACAACTCACCGTAGTGAATACCACCTGTCCCTTCGTACTCCGGGCGCAGAAGGTCGCCCAGCGGCTGGCAAGGTCCGGTTTCCTGGTAATCATCTACGGTGATACCAACCACCCTGAGGTGAAGGGCATTCTGGGGTGGGCGAATAATGTAGGCATGGCCACACTGGATGCAGGTTCGCTGGCATCGTTTGAGCCTTTACCGCGCCGTCTCGGAGTCCTGGCCCAGACCACCCAGATACCGGACCATTTCACCAGGTTCACGAAGGATTTACTCGGTTTAGTCCTCGCCAAGGACTCCGAGCTACGGGTTATTGACACCATCTGCCACGATATCCGCAGGCGGCAGGCGGCAGCCATGGACCTGGCAAGCAGAGTGGACCTGATGCTGGTTACCGGAGACCATACCAGCGCCAATACCAACCACCTTGCCGAACTGTGTTCGGGGACAACGACAACACGCCTGATTGAAACAGCGGACGAGGTTGAACCTGCCTGGGTTCAGGAGTACCGTCGTATCGGCGTTACCGGAGGAGCTTCCACCGCAGAGCAGACCATTAGTGAGGTCCTGGCAAAGCTTGAGGAATATACCGGGAAATCATAGTCCCATACACTGAGCGACTATCTCCCGGTGGAAATCACCGCCACCGAAGCTGAGCTGCGCTGCCTTGCCCCGCTTGGTGTAGAACTGCAGGTCGTGGTCAATAGTACAGCCGATGGCTCCGTGAATCTGGTGTGCCAGTGTGACCACGCGGTCATAGGCCTCGCCCGCCCAGGCCTTGGCGACTGATACCTCTTTCGCGCAGGGTAGCCCTTCACTGAGCACCCAGGCTGCCTGGTAGGTGCCGAACCTTGTCGTCTCGCAGTCGGTAGCCATATCGACACAGAAGTGCTGGATGACCTGGAAGCTGCCTATCGGCCGGTCAAACTGCCGCCTCTCTTTGGCATAGTCGAGGGTCAACTCCAGCGCTCCCTGCATAACTCCCACCAGCTCACAGCACTTGGCCACCGCGGCGCGTTGGATTGTCCTCTGTACGATATCCCATCCCTGGCCGGGTTCACCGAGGATGTTCTCCGCGCTTACCTTCACCCGATCAAACGTAACCTCGCACAGCTTGTCGCCGGATATTGTTTTCAGGAGCGAGTGGCTGATTCCGGGGCTCCTGGAGTCTACGATGAAGACGGTGAGTCCTTCGTCCGTATCCGTTGGCTGGCCAGTGCGGGCGACACAGAGCAGATAGTCGGCAACGTTGGCATCGGGGACAAATAGCTTGGTACCGTCAATCAGGTAGTCGCTGCCGTCAGCGGTAGCCGTCACGTTGATTGAGCCAGCGTCGTAACCGGCAGCAACCTCGGTAAGGGCAAGGGTGAAGACCTTCTCACCGCTGGCTATTACCGGCAGGTATTCCTGTTTCTGTCGCTCGTTGCCAGCATCGAGGATGGTCAGACCACCGAGGACCACGCCGGACAGGAAGGGGCCGGGCAGACAGGCCCTCCCCGTCTCCTCAAGCAGGACAGCAAGGTCAAGGAAGCTCATACCGCTGCCACCGAAGCTCTCCGGAAACGCCAGCCCCATCCAGCCCAGTCCCGCTATCTCCTTCCAGAGTGCGGGTGGATAGCCTTTCTCGTCGCTCTCCATGTCTCTGACCAGCGTCTTAGGGCACTTCTCTTCGAGAAAGTCGCGGGCAGTCTTCCTAAGCATTTCCTGTTCTTCAGACAGAGTGAAATCCATCAACAATATCCTCTATTTACTTTCTTTGATACCGGCCAGTCTCCGGGCCAGCTTTTTCTTGGGCTCGATATCCGTGTCGCGGAGTAGCGTCATCCGGTGCGCTTCCGGCGAGCCACCGCCGTGGATGTTGGAGACAATATCCCTGGTCTCGAAGGCTAGCTTCTCGATGAGGCGGAACATGCGCATCCTGTCCTCCACCGGTACACCTTCCGCCCCCTTCAGGTATTTTTCAACGAGGGGTCCGATATCCGGATTGCGCAGGTCTTTCTCCGAGGGCAGATCAGCCACCAGTCCCCCGGCAATGTCCACCAGGAGGCGGATTACCTCGTGGTACTCCTTGCCTTCATAGAGCTTGGATGTATTTGCCAGTACGCTGTCTACCAGGTATATGCCGGAATCACTCTCTTTGGCCTCTATCGAGGCGGCCAGACAGCAGCCATACATCGTCTGGACAGTCTTTATCATGTCGACAAGCTTGGCATTGATGTGGGAGGCATTGGGCACGCCGTTATACTCGGCGACCGCTGCCGCCGCTCCGATGAGGACGTCACCAACACCGCACTTGCATCCTCCATGAGAGTGGCGGTGGTAGCTTCCGAAAAGCCTCACCATCGGCCCGGCAAACTCGTGCTCGCCGCACATGAAAACCCTCTCCCAGGGCACGAATACGTCGTCAAAGATAACCATCGGGCAGAATTTACCGAAGTCAACGTTGCCGAGGTCGACTCCCTCCATTGCCCTGGCTTCGAGGGTACCACGACCGTAGACATGAATTACACCCCTGGCATCGACGGGCACGGCAAAAGCGACCGCGTAGTCCCGGTCATTTTCGCGCATCTCCCGGGAGGGCAGTATCAGCCCCTCGTGAGCGCAGAGTGAGCCGCTCTGGTGTGCCTTGGCACCACGGACGATAATGCCGTCATCGTTCCGGTCAACGATACGGAGGTACATATCCGGGTCGGGCTGTGCCGAAGGGCGGAGCGACCGGTCTCCCTTGACATCGGTGACCCCGCTCCAGACGACGAGGTCGTTCCTCTGGACGTACTTCAGGTACTCCAGGAACCTCTCGCGGTAGCCGGTACCGTGCTTGGTATCGATATCGTGGGTTACCACGCCGACAGCATTCAGGGCATCCATCCCGGTACACCGCATATAACAGGTGCCCGTCCGCTGGGAGAGGAACTTGAGCATCCTGACCTTGGTCAGGAGGTCGTCGATGCTTTCATAGAGTGCAGTAAAACGGCTGACTTCCTCCCCGACGAGGTCGGAGTGGGTTACCAGTAACTCCCTGCCTTCGGGGTCGTGGGCAAGGGCAAAGGTCTGCGCCACCCCGGCCACCTGTCCCTTTGTCAGCGGGTGGCTGGTGATATCGGCTACCTTCTCGCCCAGAATGTAGGCAGTCGGACTCATCTGCCGCAGGCTATCGTAGTACTGCTCCGCTGTTTTCAAGGCCATGACTATCTCCTCCGCTGCCCTACTGGCCCGAGAGCCGTTCCTTGAGAGCCTGGTAGAACTCGCCCGGGGTCTTGCCGAGTGAAAGCTCTTCCATCGGGCACATGCCGTCCTGTTTGTTGTTCATAATATGGGGGACCGTCTCGTCGAACCGGTAGCCGATACCGAGCTGTTTCAGTGTCTTCGCGGCAAACTCGCTGCCCAGTTCACCGTAGGTTTCACGGCAGAGTATCTTCACCAGTAGAAACGCCGCGGCATTACCGACTACCCGGTCCAGGACGGTTACGTCCTTCTCATAGGGGACACAGGTCTCGATGTACTCCATCAGTGGCAGGAGACGTTCCTTTTCCGAGGAAAAGAGCAACCTGTCCCCGCTGTATACCCGGAGGGTATCGTTACTGTTGGTAAACTCACGAACGGTGCTATCATTCATTCTGCTACCCATTGGTGTACTGGATTTCGGCGCTGGGATACACGGCAACCCTGGTACCGGTACCGTGGTCCTTCTCCAGCATTTCCAGAACTTCATCCCACTTATACACGAAATGGACCTTGTCCGATTCTCCGAACCAGCTCTTGCTGGATAAGTCCGGGTACTCCGTGAAGACAATCAGACGTCCAACGTGCGAGGGTACCCTGCCTCCCTGCCGCAGTGGTGCAAAGCTGGAATTGCCAAACGGGCCGAGCAGGTAGTGGGTCACCTGGCCGTCCGGGGCATTGGCGATAAGGACGACATCGCCGCCGGGTGCGACGGCGCGATAAGCGATGGCGGCACCAATGAAGCCCTCGTTGGCCTTGGTGAAGGTGTTGGCGATAGCAACATCCATATCCTGCGCCCGGGGTGTCAGGTAGTGTGGTTTGGCTGCCTCGACTGCGGCAGCGTACGATGGTATCAGGGCACCGGCAAAAACGGCCACAGTTTCACCCCGGCTATTCATCAGGCAATTTACCATGAAGTCCAGGCCGGAGAGAGTGGCTGCCTCTTCGATGTCCATGCGCATCAGGTTTTCATCGAAGAGACCCATGCCGGCAGTGCGTTTATCTCGCTGCTGTGCCATCATCTGATAGAAGGAAATGTGGTTGTCCCGGGTGGTCTCGAAAGACGTCACCCCGGGCAGGATTATCTTCCCACCACCACCAAAGCCGTTCATCGGGTGGGGGACCACCGAACCGATGGCAATTTTAAGGTCGCACTTCATTACCTCTTCATTGACGTTGACCTCGGTGCCGTAAGTCCTGGTCTTACCGGCATAGGTGCAGTTGCCAAAAGCGTTATGATTGTACACCGGGAACCGGGCCATCACTTCCTCGCCCAGCTTCTTGGCGAAGTGCTCCCGTGTGTAGGCTGCGTGACAACCGAGGGCACAAATAAAGCGGATGCCGGAATCAGGGATACCCGCGGCGGCCAGTTCTGCCAGGACGTGCGGTACCATGTCATATGTCCTGGTCCCGCGCGTCATATCGTCGA harbors:
- the folK gene encoding 2-amino-4-hydroxy-6-hydroxymethyldihydropteridine diphosphokinase codes for the protein MVESQVPQQTNSRATVLYLGLGSNMGDRRANLDKALDLLSQRVEVLEVSPIYDTEPVDNINQPRFLNLVCKVRTHLAPMGLLTLTKGIESKLGRRQGGPNTPRPLDIDILFFGEQVMDNPKLVIPHPRLVERAFVLVPLAEIAPDLVHPVNGKTVRQMLESLQKGVQGVFKWEEGQE
- a CDS encoding 4-hydroxyphenylacetate 3-hydroxylase N-terminal domain-containing protein, with the protein product MALKTAEQYYDSLRQMSPTAYILGEKVADITSHPLTKGQVAGVAQTFALAHDPEGRELLVTHSDLVGEEVSRFTALYESIDDLLTKVRMLKFLSQRTGTCYMRCTGMDALNAVGVVTHDIDTKHGTGYRERFLEYLKYVQRNDLVVWSGVTDVKGDRSLRPSAQPDPDMYLRIVDRNDDGIIVRGAKAHQSGSLCAHEGLILPSREMRENDRDYAVAFAVPVDARGVIHVYGRGTLEARAMEGVDLGNVDFGKFCPMVIFDDVFVPWERVFMCGEHEFAGPMVRLFGSYHRHSHGGCKCGVGDVLIGAAAAVAEYNGVPNASHINAKLVDMIKTVQTMYGCCLAASIEAKESDSGIYLVDSVLANTSKLYEGKEYHEVIRLLVDIAGGLVADLPSEKDLRNPDIGPLVEKYLKGAEGVPVEDRMRMFRLIEKLAFETRDIVSNIHGGGSPEAHRMTLLRDTDIEPKKKLARRLAGIKESK
- the queD gene encoding 6-carboxytetrahydropterin synthase QueD, with product MYTISVEQHFDAAHYLRGYQGKCEALHGHRFGVVARLEAAQLDDIGMAYDFTLLKQHLGEILGRFDHTCLNDVSPFDEINPSSENIAATIYQELGPKLAGTPVSIVCVEVWESPQSGVSYRPD
- a CDS encoding acyl-CoA dehydrogenase family protein, which produces MDFTLSEEQEMLRKTARDFLEEKCPKTLVRDMESDEKGYPPALWKEIAGLGWMGLAFPESFGGSGMSFLDLAVLLEETGRACLPGPFLSGVVLGGLTILDAGNERQKQEYLPVIASGEKVFTLALTEVAAGYDAGSINVTATADGSDYLIDGTKLFVPDANVADYLLCVARTGQPTDTDEGLTVFIVDSRSPGISHSLLKTISGDKLCEVTFDRVKVSAENILGEPGQGWDIVQRTIQRAAVAKCCELVGVMQGALELTLDYAKERRQFDRPIGSFQVIQHFCVDMATDCETTRFGTYQAAWVLSEGLPCAKEVSVAKAWAGEAYDRVVTLAHQIHGAIGCTIDHDLQFYTKRGKAAQLSFGGGDFHREIVAQCMGL
- the ispH gene encoding 4-hydroxy-3-methylbut-2-enyl diphosphate reductase; this translates as MKIEKAGETGFCFGVRRAIDILERVARERGSVETLGALVHNRQVLKRLSVIGVRVASSIDDIRGDIVVTGAHGISPQVEEELRSRQLTVVNTTCPFVLRAQKVAQRLARSGFLVIIYGDTNHPEVKGILGWANNVGMATLDAGSLASFEPLPRRLGVLAQTTQIPDHFTRFTKDLLGLVLAKDSELRVIDTICHDIRRRQAAAMDLASRVDLMLVTGDHTSANTNHLAELCSGTTTTRLIETADEVEPAWVQEYRRIGVTGGASTAEQTISEVLAKLEEYTGKS
- a CDS encoding flavodoxin domain-containing protein, whose amino-acid sequence is MSKVLIVYFSLSGNTEKMAQYIAEGVRMAGQEVVARKVSEVKNAEAFEGYDGYIFGSPTYHRDMAEPMKTFLFLARRANLEGKLAGSFGSYTHSGDAPEIVLETMEYVFKMEPFELGSFNLKDDVLGGSEGMRACQDYGRVFGEKISA
- a CDS encoding lactate racemase domain-containing protein → MSTIKLPALAWYKMKELELTVPDGWQVETLDMAGYNRPALTPEQVKAAIGNAIGTPPLKELARDKKEVVIIFDDMTRGTRTYDMVPHVLAELAAAGIPDSGIRFICALGCHAAYTREHFAKKLGEEVMARFPVYNHNAFGNCTYAGKTRTYGTEVNVNEEVMKCDLKIAIGSVVPHPMNGFGGGGKIILPGVTSFETTRDNHISFYQMMAQQRDKRTAGMGLFDENLMRMDIEEAATLSGLDFMVNCLMNSRGETVAVFAGALIPSYAAAVEAAKPHYLTPRAQDMDVAIANTFTKANEGFIGAAIAYRAVAPGGDVVLIANAPDGQVTHYLLGPFGNSSFAPLRQGGRVPSHVGRLIVFTEYPDLSSKSWFGESDKVHFVYKWDEVLEMLEKDHGTGTRVAVYPSAEIQYTNG
- a CDS encoding methytransferase partner Trm112, which produces MKRELMDILVCPVCKGELELTVEEENEKEIVTGSLYCAKCDVRYPIEETIPNLLPPE
- a CDS encoding lysophospholipid acyltransferase family protein, with protein sequence MPWIYRICCPSIRLLLFLLSRWEVKGKENVPREGPVIVVANHMTVLDPPMLSVSLGRYAQIMAKEELFRSRASSYLMYGLGAFPVHRGRLDRQAMRVAEKALADGGILIVFPEGQRSRNGQLQRASDGATLIALRSGVPILPVGITGTERVSGIWSVLRRPRLTVNIGRPFHLPPTNDKLDRTECTQYIMEHIAEVLPAEYRGIYAGGKTG
- a CDS encoding DUF1893 domain-containing protein translates to MNDSTVREFTNSNDTLRVYSGDRLLFSSEKERLLPLMEYIETCVPYEKDVTVLDRVVGNAAAFLLVKILCRETYGELGSEFAAKTLKQLGIGYRFDETVPHIMNNKQDGMCPMEELSLGKTPGEFYQALKERLSGQ